In the Leptospira saintgironsiae genome, CTTTTCGGTAAAGAAAAGAAACCCGTCGCAATGATTGTTCCTGTTGAGAAGAAAACTGGCTCAAAAAGAAAAGTAGGTATCCTTGACGGAAAGGTTAAAATTTCTTTTTCAAAAGATTTCAGTATATCCGAAGAGGAATTTCTTAATTTATAATGCCTTATTTATTAGATACTCATGCTTTGTTATGGGTTATTGGAGATTCAAAACAATTAAGTA is a window encoding:
- a CDS encoding type II toxin-antitoxin system Phd/YefM family antitoxin: MKSFPVGELKSHFSEVLEYVKNGEKVGILFGKEKKPVAMIVPVEKKTGSKRKVGILDGKVKISFSKDFSISEEEFLNL